One segment of Rosa chinensis cultivar Old Blush chromosome 6, RchiOBHm-V2, whole genome shotgun sequence DNA contains the following:
- the LOC112172420 gene encoding disease resistance protein RPV1 has product MAASSSSTAVIPHRGKHDVFLSFRGEDTRDGFTSHLHAALLRSKIETYIDNRLERGDEIGPALVKAIEESELSVIIFSENYASSTWCLDELVHILECKKKYGFSVIPVFYHVDPSHVRRQEESYAAAFAQLEQRFEDKVEMVRRWRDALTTAANLSGFDSQNIRPESKLVEDIVRAILVKLNRGSSSVLKGLVGMKSRVQEVERLLSLASLDVRTVGIWGMGGVGKTTLARAVFDHLSLKFEACCFIGDIREASETSHGLNQLQKELLRILLDQENLNMGTISVSSTLDRRRLRRKKVLIVLDDVNDPRQLDVLVGDDAQFGPGSRILITTRYMQLLKTGGADKIYEVKQLNEDEALQLFRLNAFQNMCPTSEYTELSRMVVSYAEGIPLALKVLGSLLHCKRKREWERELIKLEKIPNKRIADVLRVSYDGLDAEQKEIFLEIACFYKGEKIDYAQRMLDTCGFCADAGIEDLIDMSLISIKNNYLWMHELIQEMGRAIVREPKERGRRSRLWIAEDICQVFKNNTGTGTIEAIFLDMSKITKLHVRGAAFKDMHNLRLLKIYNSGDEFPEKHCKIYLPEGLSSLPDALRYLYWDGYPLKSLPSEFSPGNLVELHMPNSQVEQLWTEDQNFGKLRRIYLSHSKNLIKVPDLSQSPIEDIELQNCTSLVQVPTYFENLDKLTSLNLSGCSSLKHLPDMPVNMTTLSLHGTAIEELPASIWSHKKLVSLDLTYCRDLKNLPSSTCNMDSLQILGLFGCSTLGRFSELPRNIRHLCLTGTAIEEVPSSIGCVSGLVSIRLENCKKFVTLPTSICKLKSLERLSLFGCCKFKDFPEILEPMERLEFLNLSKTAIQELPMSTENLVGLKKLELFNCKNLRFVPGSIYKLKTVVLDGCWKLRFFKLERKNLRLDWLLNLGRLEYLSRLDWTLNLGRLHRSFALELTLKFLPSLELQEVTSLSSSTSKSLSFKKLRHPSSCWKSLLRHPSSCWKSLSSLKLQEEVFQEACKKLNLKLQEEFQEACKKLHLKLQEVKASKEVQEALERLQKFQRRLEVELKDALEASQKFHRRLEASQKL; this is encoded by the exons ATGGcggcttcttcctcttccactgCTGTTATCCCCCACCGAGGAAAGCACGACGTGTTTCTCAGTTTCCGAGGCGAGGACACCCGCGACGGTTTCACCAGTCATCTTCATGCTGCTTTACTCCGGAGTAAAATCGAAACCTACATAGATAACAGACTCGAGAGAGGAGACGAAATCGGTCCCGCACTTGTCAAAGCAATTGAGGAATCAGAGCTCTCGGTAATCATTTTCTCGGAGAATTATGCCTCTTCTACATGGTGCTTGGATGAGCTTGTGCATATACTCGAATGCAAGAAGAAATATGGATTCTCTGTTATACCTGTTTTCTACCACGTAGATCCATCACATGTGCGGAGACAGGAGGAGAGTTATGCAGCTGCGTTTGCTCAACTTGAACAACGTTTCGAGGATAAGGTGGAGATGGTGCGCCGGTGGAGGGATGCTTTGACAACTGCTGCAAATCTATCTGGGTTTGATTCTCAAAATATAAG GCCTGAGTCCAAGTTAGTTGAGGATATTGTTAGAGCTATTTTAGTGAAATTGAATCGTGGATCATCCAGTGTTTTGAAGGGCCTGGTAGGGATGAAAAGCCGCGTTCAGGAAGTCGAAAGGTTGTTGAGTTTGGCCTCTCTAGATGTCAGGACTGTAGGCATATGGGGTATGGGTGGTGTAGGTAAGACCACCCTTGCTCGTGCTGTATTTGACCATCTCTCTTTGAAATTTGAAGCTTGTTGCTTCATTGGAGATATTAGAGAAGCATCAGAGACTAGTCATGGACTAAATCAGTTGCAAAAGGAGCTTCTTCGTATTTTATTAGACCAAGAAAATCTGAATATGGGCACTATTTCTGTAAGTTCAACTCTTGATAGAAGGAGGCTCCGCCGTAAGAAGGTCCtcattgttcttgatgatgtgaatgaTCCAAGGCAACTAGATGTTTTAGTTGGAGATGATGCTCAGTTTGGTCCTGGAAGTAGAATCCTTATAACAACTAGATATATGCAACTACTTAAGACTGGGGGAGCAGATAAGATATATGAAGTTAAGCAATTAAATGAAGATGAAGCCCTTCAGCTTTTTCGTTTAAATGCTTTCCAAAATATGTGTCCTACATCTGAATATACAGAATTGTCAAGAATGGTGGTAAGTTATGCTGAAGGCATTCCGCTGGCTCTTAAGGTTTTGGGTTCCCTATTGCACtgcaagagaaaaagagaatggGAACGTGAATTGATTAAACTGGAAAAGATTCCCAACAAAAGAATTGCGGATGTGTTGAGAGTAAGTTATGATGGATTAGATGCGGAACAGAAAGAGATATTTCTTGAGATTGCATGTTTTTATAAAGGGGAGAAGATAGATTATGCACAAAGAATGTTGGATACTTGCGGCTTCTGTGCTGATGCGGGAATTGAAGATCTGATTGACATGTCTCTCATATCAATCAAAAACAACTACCTGTGGATGCATGAATTGATACAAGAAATGGGTCGTGCAATTGTCCGTGAACCTAAGGAGCGTGGAAGACGCAGTAGGTTGTGGATTGCTGAGGATATCTGTCAAGTATTCAAAAATAATACA GGAACCGGAACAATTGAAGCCATATTCCTTGATATGTCTAAGATTACAAAGCTGCATGTGAGAGGTGCAGCCTTCAAAGACATGCATAATCTAAGATTGCTCAAAATATATAACTCTGGTGATGAATTTCCCGAGAAGCACTGCAAAATATACCTTCCCGAAGGCCTTTCGTCTCTTCCTGATGCCCTTAGATATCTGTACTGGGACGGATACCCTTTGAAATCATTGCCATCAGAATTTTCTCCGGGCAATCTTGTTGAACTGCATATGCCCAATAGCCAAGTTGAGCAACTTTGGACTGAAGACCAG AATTTTGGGAAGTTGAGAAGGATATATCTTAGTCATTCCAAGAACCTAATTAAAGTTCCGGATCTCTCTCAGAGTCCGATTGAGGATATAGAACTTCAGAACTGTACAAGTTTAGTTCAAGTCCCTACATATTTTGAAAATCTTGACAAGCTTACCTCTCTGAATCTTAGTGGCTGCTCAAGTCTTAAACATCTTCCAGATATGCCAGTGAATATGACTACCTTATCTTTACATGGAACTGCAATAGAAGAGTTGCCTGCATCAATTTGGTCCCACAAGAAGCTTGTATCATTAGACCTGACGTACTGTCGAGACCTTAAGAATCTTCCGAGCAGCACTTGCAATATGGATTCTCTCCAAATTCTTGGTCTTTTTGGCTGCTCAACTCTTGGCAGATTTTCAGAACTTCCCAGGAATATAAGACATTTATGTTTGACTGGGACAGCAATTGAAGAAGTACCCTCATCAATCGGGTGTGTCTCTGGGCTCGTTTCAATTCGACTGGAAAATTGCAAAAAGTTTGTGACGCTGCCTACCAGCATTTGTAAGTTGAAATCTCTCGAGAGACTTTCTCTCTTTGGTTGCTGTAAATTCAAGGACTTCCCAGAAATCTTGGAGCCTATGGAGCGTCTGGAGTTTTTAAATCTAAGTAAAACAGCGATTCAAGAGCTACCCATGTCGACTGAAAATCTAGTCGGGCTAAAAAAGTTGGAGCTGTTTAACTGCAAAAACCTCCGGTTTGTCCCTGGCAGTATCTACAAATTAAAAACTGTGGTCCTCGATGGTTGTTGGAAACTCAGATTTTTTAAGTTGGAGCGAAAGAACTTACGTCTggattggctcttgaacttagGTCGTCTGGAGTATCTAAGTCGTCTGGATTGGACCTTGAACTTAGGTCGTCTGCATCGAAGTTTTGCTCTTGAACTTACATTGAAGTTTCTCCCCTCTCTTGAACTTCAAGAAGTTACGTCGTTGTCGTCCAGTACATCAAAGTCTCTCTCCTTCAAGAAGTTACGTCATCCGTCGTCGTGTTGGAAGTCTCTGTTACGTCATCCGTCGTCGTGTTGGAagtctctctcctctcttaaacttcaagaagaagtatttCAAGAAGCCTGCAAGAAGTTAAATCTTAAACTTCAAGAAGAATTTCAAGAAGCCTGCAAGAAGTTACATCTTAAACTTCAAGAAGTTAAAGCATCGAAGGAAGTTCAAGAAGCACTTGAACGTCTTCAGAAGTTTCAACGTAGACTTGAAGTTGAACTTAAAGACGCACTTGAAGCCTCCCAGAAGTTTCATCGTAGACTTGAAGCCTCCCAGAAGTTGTAG
- the LOC112172422 gene encoding TBC1 domain family member 15 isoform X1 has translation MEFFMKKASTAELDAFYPVREECRVEVPKTRFRLRAGKTLSARRWHAAFSEDGHLDIASVLRRIQRGGIHPAIKGVVWEFLLGCFDPNSTFDERNDLRQQRREMYVRLKAECNKMVPVIGSGKFITTPLVTDDGDPIDGAPNGARHDVSDKKVIQWKLFLHQIGLDVVRTDRTLVFYESETNQAKLWEILSVYAWMDNDIGYVQGMNDICSPIVILIENHADAFWCFERAMRKLRENFRCTSTSMGVQSQLATLSQVIRTIDPKLHQHLEELDGGEYLFAFRMLMVLFRREFSFVDSLYLWEVRRKLDLYFHPDWFQLMWAMEYNPNIFSSYETSSAGTTPPNASDKELKAFGKFERNNVKTGYAEQHGALSVFLVASVLETKNKLLLKNAKGLDDVVNILGDITGNLDARKACNEALKIHKKYLKLHLQNVKS, from the exons ATGGagttttttatgaagaaagctTCCACAGCTGAGTTGGATGCTTTCTATCCAGTTAGAGAGGAATGCCGAGTTGAAGTCCCCAAGACCCGATTTAGGCTGAGG GCTGGGAAAACTCTTAGTGCAAGAAGATGGCATGCTGCCTTCTCTGAAGATGGTCATTTGGATATAGCGTCAGTGCTTAGACGAATCCAACGAGGG GGCATCCATCCTGCAATTAAAGGTGTAGTCTGGGAATTCTTGTTAGGTTGTTTTGATCCAAATAGCACCTTTGATGAACGGAATGATCTCAGGCAGCAGCGAAG GGAGATGTATGTCAGATTGAAAGCTGAATGCAATAAGATGGTTCCAGTTATTGGTAGTGGAAAATTTATTACAACACCGCTGGTCACGGATGATGGCGATCCGATAGATGGAGCACCAAATGGAGCAAGGCATGATGTTTCAGACAAGAAAGTGATTCAGTGGAAGCTTTTCTTGCATCAAATTG GTTTGGACGTTGTTCGCACTGATCGGACACTTGTATTTTATGAGAGTGAAACTAATCAGGCAAAACTTTGGGAAATTCTTTCAGTTTATGCTTGGATGGACAATGACATTGGTTATGTTCAAG GAATGAATGATATATGCTCGCCAATTGTCATTCTTATTGAAAATCACGCAGATGCATTTTGGTGTTTCGAACGTGCAATGCGAAAGCTg agagaaaattTTAGGTGCACTTCTACTTCGATGGGGGTGCAATCTCAGCTGGCTACGCTCTCCCAAGTAATCAGAACTATTGATCCTAAACTTCATCAACACCTCG AGGAGCTGGATGGTGGGGAGTATTTATTTGCATTCCGCATGCTGATGGTACTGTTCCGAAGAGAGTTTTCCTTTGTGGATTCACTGTATCTTTGGGAGGTGAGGAGGAAACTGGACTTATATTTCCATCCAG ATTGGTTTCAGCTGATGTGGGCCATGGAATACAACCCAAACATATTCTCATCTTACGAAACATCAAGCGCTGGTACTACACCACCTAATGCAAGTGACAAAGAACTAAAGGCATTTGGCAAGTTTGAGAGAAATAATGTCAAAACTGGATACGCAGAACAACATGGTGCACTTTCTGTATTTCTTGTTGCCAGTGTTCTTGAGACCAAAAACAAGCTACTTTTAAAAAATGCCAAGGGTCTGGACGATGTTGTCAAt ATCTTAGGCGACATAACAGGGAATCTGGATGCTAGAAAGGCATGTAATGAGGCATTGAAGATTCACAAAAAGTACCTGAAG TTGCACTTGCAGAATGTGAAGTCGTAA
- the LOC112172422 gene encoding TBC1 domain family member 15 isoform X4: MEFFMKKASTAELDAFYPVREECRVEVPKTRFRLRAGKTLSARRWHAAFSEDGHLDIASVLRRIQRGGIHPAIKGVVWEFLLGCFDPNSTFDERNDLRQQRREMYVRLKAECNKMVPVIGSGKFITTPLVTDDGDPIDGAPNGARHDVSDKKVIQWKLFLHQIGLDVVRTDRTLVFYESETNQAKLWEILSVYAWMDNDIGYVQGMNDICSPIVILIENHADAFWCFERAMRKLRENFRCTSTSMGVQSQLATLSQVIRTIDPKLHQHLEELDGGEYLFAFRMLMVLFRREFSFVDSLYLWEVRRKLDLYFHPDWFQLMWAMEYNPNIFSSYETSSAGTTPPNASDKELKAFGKFERNNVKTGYAEQHGALSVFLVASVLETKNKLLLKNAKGLDDVVNVDLRRHNRESGC; the protein is encoded by the exons ATGGagttttttatgaagaaagctTCCACAGCTGAGTTGGATGCTTTCTATCCAGTTAGAGAGGAATGCCGAGTTGAAGTCCCCAAGACCCGATTTAGGCTGAGG GCTGGGAAAACTCTTAGTGCAAGAAGATGGCATGCTGCCTTCTCTGAAGATGGTCATTTGGATATAGCGTCAGTGCTTAGACGAATCCAACGAGGG GGCATCCATCCTGCAATTAAAGGTGTAGTCTGGGAATTCTTGTTAGGTTGTTTTGATCCAAATAGCACCTTTGATGAACGGAATGATCTCAGGCAGCAGCGAAG GGAGATGTATGTCAGATTGAAAGCTGAATGCAATAAGATGGTTCCAGTTATTGGTAGTGGAAAATTTATTACAACACCGCTGGTCACGGATGATGGCGATCCGATAGATGGAGCACCAAATGGAGCAAGGCATGATGTTTCAGACAAGAAAGTGATTCAGTGGAAGCTTTTCTTGCATCAAATTG GTTTGGACGTTGTTCGCACTGATCGGACACTTGTATTTTATGAGAGTGAAACTAATCAGGCAAAACTTTGGGAAATTCTTTCAGTTTATGCTTGGATGGACAATGACATTGGTTATGTTCAAG GAATGAATGATATATGCTCGCCAATTGTCATTCTTATTGAAAATCACGCAGATGCATTTTGGTGTTTCGAACGTGCAATGCGAAAGCTg agagaaaattTTAGGTGCACTTCTACTTCGATGGGGGTGCAATCTCAGCTGGCTACGCTCTCCCAAGTAATCAGAACTATTGATCCTAAACTTCATCAACACCTCG AGGAGCTGGATGGTGGGGAGTATTTATTTGCATTCCGCATGCTGATGGTACTGTTCCGAAGAGAGTTTTCCTTTGTGGATTCACTGTATCTTTGGGAGGTGAGGAGGAAACTGGACTTATATTTCCATCCAG ATTGGTTTCAGCTGATGTGGGCCATGGAATACAACCCAAACATATTCTCATCTTACGAAACATCAAGCGCTGGTACTACACCACCTAATGCAAGTGACAAAGAACTAAAGGCATTTGGCAAGTTTGAGAGAAATAATGTCAAAACTGGATACGCAGAACAACATGGTGCACTTTCTGTATTTCTTGTTGCCAGTGTTCTTGAGACCAAAAACAAGCTACTTTTAAAAAATGCCAAGGGTCTGGACGATGTTGTCAAtgttg ATCTTAGGCGACATAACAGGGAATCTGGATGCTAG
- the LOC112172422 gene encoding TBC1 domain family member 15 isoform X2, which yields MEFFMKKASTAELDAFYPVREECRVEVPKTRFRLRAGKTLSARRWHAAFSEDGHLDIASVLRRIQRGGIHPAIKGVVWEFLLGCFDPNSTFDERNDLRQQRREMYVRLKAECNKMVPVIGSGKFITTPLVTDDGDPIDGAPNGARHDVSDKKVIQWKLFLHQIGLDVVRTDRTLVFYESETNQAKLWEILSVYAWMDNDIGYVQGMNDICSPIVILIENHADAFWCFERAMRKLRENFRCTSTSMGVQSQLATLSQVIRTIDPKLHQHLEELDGGEYLFAFRMLMVLFRREFSFVDSLYLWEVRRKLDLYFHPDWFQLMWAMEYNPNIFSSYETSSAGTTPPNASDKELKAFGKFERNNVKTGYAEQHGALSVFLVASVLETKNKLLLKNAKGLDDVVNILGDITGNLDARKACNEALKIHKKYLKNVKS from the exons ATGGagttttttatgaagaaagctTCCACAGCTGAGTTGGATGCTTTCTATCCAGTTAGAGAGGAATGCCGAGTTGAAGTCCCCAAGACCCGATTTAGGCTGAGG GCTGGGAAAACTCTTAGTGCAAGAAGATGGCATGCTGCCTTCTCTGAAGATGGTCATTTGGATATAGCGTCAGTGCTTAGACGAATCCAACGAGGG GGCATCCATCCTGCAATTAAAGGTGTAGTCTGGGAATTCTTGTTAGGTTGTTTTGATCCAAATAGCACCTTTGATGAACGGAATGATCTCAGGCAGCAGCGAAG GGAGATGTATGTCAGATTGAAAGCTGAATGCAATAAGATGGTTCCAGTTATTGGTAGTGGAAAATTTATTACAACACCGCTGGTCACGGATGATGGCGATCCGATAGATGGAGCACCAAATGGAGCAAGGCATGATGTTTCAGACAAGAAAGTGATTCAGTGGAAGCTTTTCTTGCATCAAATTG GTTTGGACGTTGTTCGCACTGATCGGACACTTGTATTTTATGAGAGTGAAACTAATCAGGCAAAACTTTGGGAAATTCTTTCAGTTTATGCTTGGATGGACAATGACATTGGTTATGTTCAAG GAATGAATGATATATGCTCGCCAATTGTCATTCTTATTGAAAATCACGCAGATGCATTTTGGTGTTTCGAACGTGCAATGCGAAAGCTg agagaaaattTTAGGTGCACTTCTACTTCGATGGGGGTGCAATCTCAGCTGGCTACGCTCTCCCAAGTAATCAGAACTATTGATCCTAAACTTCATCAACACCTCG AGGAGCTGGATGGTGGGGAGTATTTATTTGCATTCCGCATGCTGATGGTACTGTTCCGAAGAGAGTTTTCCTTTGTGGATTCACTGTATCTTTGGGAGGTGAGGAGGAAACTGGACTTATATTTCCATCCAG ATTGGTTTCAGCTGATGTGGGCCATGGAATACAACCCAAACATATTCTCATCTTACGAAACATCAAGCGCTGGTACTACACCACCTAATGCAAGTGACAAAGAACTAAAGGCATTTGGCAAGTTTGAGAGAAATAATGTCAAAACTGGATACGCAGAACAACATGGTGCACTTTCTGTATTTCTTGTTGCCAGTGTTCTTGAGACCAAAAACAAGCTACTTTTAAAAAATGCCAAGGGTCTGGACGATGTTGTCAAt ATCTTAGGCGACATAACAGGGAATCTGGATGCTAGAAAGGCATGTAATGAGGCATTGAAGATTCACAAAAAGTACCTGAAG AATGTGAAGTCGTAA
- the LOC112172424 gene encoding 60S ribosomal protein L14-2, with protein sequence MPFKRYVEIGRVALVNYGPDYGRLVVIVDVIDQNRALVDAPDMVRTQMNFKRLSLTDIKIEIPRVPKKKTLIAAMEAGDVKNKWEQSSWGRKLIVQKRRASLNDFDRFKLMLAKIKKAGIVRQELTKLKKSSAV encoded by the exons ATGCCGTTCAAGAGGTACGTGGAGATTGGACGGGTGGCTCTGGTCAACTACGGGCCGGACTACGGTAGGCTCGTCGTGATTGTCGATGTCATCGACCAGAATCGG GCTCTGGTTGATGCACCTGATATGGTGAGGACTCAGATGAACTTCAAGAGGCTATCGCTTACTGATATCAAGATTGAGATCCCCAGGGTTCCGAAGAAGAAGACTCTGATTGCTGCCATGGAGGCTGGTG ATGTTAAGAACAAATGGGAACAGAGTTCATGGGGAAGGAAGCTGATAGTGCAGAAGAGAAGAGCGTCACTTAATGATTTCGATAGGTTCAAGCTCATGTTAGCCAAGATCAAG AAAGCTGGAATCGTCAGGCAGGAGCTAACAAAGCTGAAGAAATCAAGTGCAGTCTGA
- the LOC112172422 gene encoding TBC1 domain family member 15 isoform X3, with translation MEFFMKKASTAELDAFYPVREECRVEVPKTRFRLRAGKTLSARRWHAAFSEDGHLDIASVLRRIQRGGIHPAIKGVVWEFLLGCFDPNSTFDERNDLRQQRREMYVRLKAECNKMVPVIGSGKFITTPLVTDDGDPIDGAPNGARHDVSDKKVIQWKLFLHQIGLDVVRTDRTLVFYESETNQAKLWEILSVYAWMDNDIGYVQGMNDICSPIVILIENHADAFWCFERAMRKLRENFRCTSTSMGVQSQLATLSQVIRTIDPKLHQHLEELDGGEYLFAFRMLMVLFRREFSFVDSLYLWELMWAMEYNPNIFSSYETSSAGTTPPNASDKELKAFGKFERNNVKTGYAEQHGALSVFLVASVLETKNKLLLKNAKGLDDVVNILGDITGNLDARKACNEALKIHKKYLKLHLQNVKS, from the exons ATGGagttttttatgaagaaagctTCCACAGCTGAGTTGGATGCTTTCTATCCAGTTAGAGAGGAATGCCGAGTTGAAGTCCCCAAGACCCGATTTAGGCTGAGG GCTGGGAAAACTCTTAGTGCAAGAAGATGGCATGCTGCCTTCTCTGAAGATGGTCATTTGGATATAGCGTCAGTGCTTAGACGAATCCAACGAGGG GGCATCCATCCTGCAATTAAAGGTGTAGTCTGGGAATTCTTGTTAGGTTGTTTTGATCCAAATAGCACCTTTGATGAACGGAATGATCTCAGGCAGCAGCGAAG GGAGATGTATGTCAGATTGAAAGCTGAATGCAATAAGATGGTTCCAGTTATTGGTAGTGGAAAATTTATTACAACACCGCTGGTCACGGATGATGGCGATCCGATAGATGGAGCACCAAATGGAGCAAGGCATGATGTTTCAGACAAGAAAGTGATTCAGTGGAAGCTTTTCTTGCATCAAATTG GTTTGGACGTTGTTCGCACTGATCGGACACTTGTATTTTATGAGAGTGAAACTAATCAGGCAAAACTTTGGGAAATTCTTTCAGTTTATGCTTGGATGGACAATGACATTGGTTATGTTCAAG GAATGAATGATATATGCTCGCCAATTGTCATTCTTATTGAAAATCACGCAGATGCATTTTGGTGTTTCGAACGTGCAATGCGAAAGCTg agagaaaattTTAGGTGCACTTCTACTTCGATGGGGGTGCAATCTCAGCTGGCTACGCTCTCCCAAGTAATCAGAACTATTGATCCTAAACTTCATCAACACCTCG AGGAGCTGGATGGTGGGGAGTATTTATTTGCATTCCGCATGCTGATGGTACTGTTCCGAAGAGAGTTTTCCTTTGTGGATTCACTGTATCTTTGGGAG CTGATGTGGGCCATGGAATACAACCCAAACATATTCTCATCTTACGAAACATCAAGCGCTGGTACTACACCACCTAATGCAAGTGACAAAGAACTAAAGGCATTTGGCAAGTTTGAGAGAAATAATGTCAAAACTGGATACGCAGAACAACATGGTGCACTTTCTGTATTTCTTGTTGCCAGTGTTCTTGAGACCAAAAACAAGCTACTTTTAAAAAATGCCAAGGGTCTGGACGATGTTGTCAAt ATCTTAGGCGACATAACAGGGAATCTGGATGCTAGAAAGGCATGTAATGAGGCATTGAAGATTCACAAAAAGTACCTGAAG TTGCACTTGCAGAATGTGAAGTCGTAA
- the LOC112172422 gene encoding TBC1 domain family member 15 isoform X5, with protein MEFFMKKASTAELDAFYPVREECRVEVPKTRFRLRAGKTLSARRWHAAFSEDGHLDIASVLRRIQRGGIHPAIKGVVWEFLLGCFDPNSTFDERNDLRQQRREMYVRLKAECNKMVPVIGSGKFITTPLVTDDGDPIDGAPNGARHDVSDKKVIQWKLFLHQIGLDVVRTDRTLVFYESETNQAKLWEILSVYAWMDNDIGYVQGMNDICSPIVILIENHADAFWCFERAMRKLRENFRCTSTSMGVQSQLATLSQVIRTIDPKLHQHLEELDGGEYLFAFRMLMVLFRREFSFVDSLYLWEIGFS; from the exons ATGGagttttttatgaagaaagctTCCACAGCTGAGTTGGATGCTTTCTATCCAGTTAGAGAGGAATGCCGAGTTGAAGTCCCCAAGACCCGATTTAGGCTGAGG GCTGGGAAAACTCTTAGTGCAAGAAGATGGCATGCTGCCTTCTCTGAAGATGGTCATTTGGATATAGCGTCAGTGCTTAGACGAATCCAACGAGGG GGCATCCATCCTGCAATTAAAGGTGTAGTCTGGGAATTCTTGTTAGGTTGTTTTGATCCAAATAGCACCTTTGATGAACGGAATGATCTCAGGCAGCAGCGAAG GGAGATGTATGTCAGATTGAAAGCTGAATGCAATAAGATGGTTCCAGTTATTGGTAGTGGAAAATTTATTACAACACCGCTGGTCACGGATGATGGCGATCCGATAGATGGAGCACCAAATGGAGCAAGGCATGATGTTTCAGACAAGAAAGTGATTCAGTGGAAGCTTTTCTTGCATCAAATTG GTTTGGACGTTGTTCGCACTGATCGGACACTTGTATTTTATGAGAGTGAAACTAATCAGGCAAAACTTTGGGAAATTCTTTCAGTTTATGCTTGGATGGACAATGACATTGGTTATGTTCAAG GAATGAATGATATATGCTCGCCAATTGTCATTCTTATTGAAAATCACGCAGATGCATTTTGGTGTTTCGAACGTGCAATGCGAAAGCTg agagaaaattTTAGGTGCACTTCTACTTCGATGGGGGTGCAATCTCAGCTGGCTACGCTCTCCCAAGTAATCAGAACTATTGATCCTAAACTTCATCAACACCTCG AGGAGCTGGATGGTGGGGAGTATTTATTTGCATTCCGCATGCTGATGGTACTGTTCCGAAGAGAGTTTTCCTTTGTGGATTCACTGTATCTTTGGGAG ATTGGTTTCAGCTGA